The Halostagnicola larsenii XH-48 region GGTGTATTCAGATGACCCCCGTCGTGCGCTGTAACGAACGCTGTGTCTTTTGCTGGCGCGATCACGCCGGCCACGCCTACGAACTCGACGGCGTCGAGTGGGACGACCCCGAGGCCGTCGTCGACGCTTCGATCACCCTCCAGAAGAAGCTCCTCTCGGGCTTCGGCGGGAACGAGAAGGTCCCCGACGAGGTGTTCGAGCAGGCGATGGAACCGCGCCACGTCGCCATCTCGCTCGACGGCGAGCCGTCATTGTATCCCTATCTGCCGGAACTCATCGAGGCGTTCCACGATCGAGACATCACCACGTTCCTCGTCTCGAACGGCACCCGCCCGGAGGTCATCCGCGAGTGCGATCCCACCCAACTGTACATCAGCGTGGACGCACCCGAACGCCACACCTTCGATCAGGTCGTCAAAGCGATGGAAGAGGACGCCTGGGAGAAACTGCTCGAGACGATGGACGTCCTCGCCGAGAAAGACGAGACGCGGACGGTCCTCCGAACGACGTTGATCAACGGCGAGAACATGCACAGTCCGGATCTCTACGCCGCCTACTACCAGCGGGCCGATCCGGATTTTATCGAACTCAAAGCGTACATGCACGTCGGGCACTCTCGAGGTCGACTTGACCGCGAATCGATGCCCGACCACGAGGAAGTCGTGGCGTTCGCCGAGGACGTCAAAGAGCACATGCCGGAGTTTACGGAGTGCAAGGGCGTTCCCGCCTCGAACGTCGCCCTTCTCTCGAAGACTAAAGACACCTGGGTGCCGAAACTGAAGAAAGACAGCGAGTTCTGGGCGGACGACCCGCTCGCGAGCGACTAACCGTTCCCCGCAATCTGGAGCGAGTGTGGCGGATCGGCTGTGCAACCGGGCCACCTGTGCAATCGAACCGGCTGTAACCGATTTCGAACGATAGCGTTCCGGACGGACACCAGTGAGTTTTTGCCCGTGGTGTTCCGATATGGGATA contains the following coding sequences:
- the twy1 gene encoding 4-demethylwyosine synthase TYW1; amino-acid sequence: MSDSDETLQVSDPDYHSENHTAAQTCGWTANALRGEGKCYKNIYYGIESHRCIQMTPVVRCNERCVFCWRDHAGHAYELDGVEWDDPEAVVDASITLQKKLLSGFGGNEKVPDEVFEQAMEPRHVAISLDGEPSLYPYLPELIEAFHDRDITTFLVSNGTRPEVIRECDPTQLYISVDAPERHTFDQVVKAMEEDAWEKLLETMDVLAEKDETRTVLRTTLINGENMHSPDLYAAYYQRADPDFIELKAYMHVGHSRGRLDRESMPDHEEVVAFAEDVKEHMPEFTECKGVPASNVALLSKTKDTWVPKLKKDSEFWADDPLASD